A window from Chitinophaga filiformis encodes these proteins:
- a CDS encoding phenylacetate--CoA ligase family protein — MYIPNIELQSKATIRQFQEKEVLHLLGYLREFSPFYREWFANHGIQPSTVKSLNDLWLIPPVTKEHLQEQNWDFLCVDKSKIAEYTTTSGTLGRPVIIALTQKDQERLSYNEYISFCCAEGTENDIYQLMLTLDRQFMAGMAYYNGIRKLGAGVLRVGPGVPSLQWENIRRIQPTTIVAVPSFIVKLIAFAKEHNIDINDCSVKSAVCIGENIRNVDFSLNVLGKKITEQWNIKLYSTYASTEMQTAFTECKAGQGGHHHPELLYIELLDDNNQPVGPGEDGEVTITTLGVEGMPLLRYKTGDICRYYDEPCSCGRHTMRLSPVIGRRKQMIKYKGTTLYPPALFDLLNDMEEVREFVVEVFSNEIGTDDILLHLWPVAETEDIDRKIRSYLQAKLRVIPQVRYVSQADIMKMQFPEGSRKPIKFIDRR, encoded by the coding sequence ATGTATATACCCAACATTGAACTGCAGTCAAAAGCAACTATCAGGCAATTCCAGGAAAAAGAAGTACTTCACCTGCTGGGATACCTGCGTGAGTTTTCTCCCTTTTACCGGGAATGGTTTGCGAATCATGGTATACAACCTTCTACCGTCAAATCATTGAACGATCTGTGGCTGATCCCGCCCGTGACCAAAGAACATCTGCAGGAACAGAACTGGGATTTTTTATGCGTGGATAAAAGCAAGATCGCAGAATATACAACAACCTCAGGCACCCTGGGCCGCCCTGTTATAATTGCGCTGACGCAGAAAGACCAGGAGCGACTCAGCTACAACGAATATATTTCCTTCTGCTGTGCAGAGGGTACTGAAAATGATATTTACCAGCTGATGCTGACGCTGGACCGCCAGTTTATGGCAGGTATGGCTTATTATAACGGTATCCGCAAGCTGGGGGCAGGCGTGCTGCGCGTAGGGCCGGGAGTACCTTCCCTGCAGTGGGAGAATATCCGCCGCATACAGCCAACCACTATTGTAGCGGTACCTTCCTTTATTGTGAAGCTGATCGCTTTTGCGAAAGAACATAACATCGATATTAACGACTGCTCTGTGAAGAGTGCTGTATGTATAGGGGAAAATATCCGTAACGTGGATTTCTCCCTCAATGTACTGGGCAAGAAGATCACGGAACAATGGAATATCAAACTGTATTCTACGTATGCATCTACGGAAATGCAGACAGCTTTTACAGAGTGTAAGGCAGGACAGGGGGGGCATCATCACCCCGAACTGTTGTATATAGAGCTGCTGGACGATAACAACCAGCCCGTAGGTCCCGGCGAAGATGGTGAAGTGACCATTACCACCCTGGGCGTAGAAGGCATGCCCTTGTTACGTTATAAAACAGGGGATATCTGCCGTTACTATGATGAACCTTGTTCCTGTGGAAGGCATACCATGCGTTTATCGCCCGTAATAGGCAGGCGGAAACAGATGATCAAATATAAGGGCACTACCCTGTACCCACCTGCGCTTTTTGACCTGCTGAATGATATGGAGGAGGTGCGGGAGTTTGTGGTGGAGGTATTCTCCAATGAAATAGGGACTGACGATATACTGCTGCATCTCTGGCCGGTTGCGGAAACCGAGGATATTGACCGTAAGATCCGGTCCTACCTGCAGGCGAAGTTGCGGGTAATTCCCCAGGTGCGCTATGTTTCCCAGGCAGACATCATGAAGATGCAGTTCCCGGAAGGCAGCAGGAAACCTATTAAATTCATTGACAGGCGATAG
- a CDS encoding DUF6702 family protein, protein MGVLLFKWLLTALTVLHPFYVSVTEITHNKSKNELQVSCRIFADDLENAIKKQYKAPLDIVHPANQALTDSLIAAYLARHLLVTTDGKPVRLQYLGYKIEEEAAWCFLAAEKIPAFKRVHVRNNILYDEHPNQINMIHVIRNEVRKSTKLDNPTADADFSF, encoded by the coding sequence GTGGGGGTATTATTATTTAAATGGTTGCTTACGGCATTGACGGTATTACATCCTTTCTATGTGAGCGTCACTGAAATAACGCACAACAAGTCCAAAAACGAGTTGCAGGTAAGTTGCCGCATCTTTGCCGATGACCTGGAAAATGCTATTAAAAAGCAATATAAAGCACCCCTCGATATTGTGCATCCGGCCAACCAGGCGCTTACCGACAGCCTGATAGCTGCTTACCTGGCCAGGCACCTGCTTGTGACCACTGACGGGAAACCTGTACGCCTGCAATATCTCGGCTATAAGATCGAAGAAGAGGCTGCCTGGTGCTTCCTGGCGGCAGAAAAGATACCCGCCTTCAAACGGGTCCATGTCAGGAACAATATCCTGTACGACGAACATCCTAACCAGATCAATATGATCCATGTGATCCGGAACGAGGTGCGCAAAAGCACTAAACTGGACAATCCAACGGCGGATGCAGATTTTTCCTTCTGA
- a CDS encoding M1 family metallopeptidase, which translates to MRKKSFKLALALCFMTALAQAQNPGSNHGNRFEQLGTMLTDPNEYRSASGAPGPKYWQQRADYDITATLDDEQQKLTGAETVTYYNNSPDPLTYIWLQLDENEHDLKSDNNSFDGSTMSEKMSMRTVNGVLGNPGSKKFGVNIVKLTDESGRALPYTINQTMLRIDLPQTLQPGQKLRFKVEWWYNISDRMVQGGRGGYEYFPEDKNYLYTITQWYPRLAVYSDFQGWQNKQFTGRGEFALTFGNFKVSMNVPADHIVGATGECQNYKDVLTAAQFQRWQQAQSAKQPVEVVTLDEAKKALEGHASGRKTWVYEAQNVRDFALVSSRRLVWDAMATNVEGKKVMAMSYYGPEAYPLYNRYSTKVVAHTVKTYSKYTIPYPYPVAISVEAANGMEYPMICFNYGRAEKDGTYSETTKNGMIGVIIHEVGHNFFPMIVNSDERQWTWMDEGLNTFCQFLTEQEWDNNFPSGRGPAYKITDYMKMPKDQLEPIMVNSENIVQFGPNAYAKPATALNILRETVMGRELFDFAFREYARRWAFKHPTPADFFRTMEDASAVDLDWFWRGWFYGIEPVDISLDSVKWFRLDTKEPQISKAEAKAKYDRAADHISRARNKAAGMQFAVDQDTSLQDFYVKWDRFEVTPEDKAAYETFTAGLSPEEKRLYESKKNFYEVSFSNVGGLVMPLIIEWTYADGTKETDRISAYIWRKNENHVSKVFAKDKEVVAIKLDPQRETADIDESNNSWPHVVAPSRFELFRQSQSVRGASTGGNPMQKAKK; encoded by the coding sequence ATGAGAAAGAAATCCTTCAAACTAGCCCTGGCCCTATGCTTTATGACGGCTTTGGCACAGGCGCAGAATCCAGGCTCTAATCATGGTAACCGCTTTGAGCAGCTGGGCACTATGCTGACAGATCCTAATGAATACCGCTCTGCTTCCGGAGCGCCCGGACCAAAATACTGGCAGCAACGGGCAGACTATGACATTACCGCTACGCTGGACGATGAGCAGCAGAAGCTCACAGGTGCGGAAACTGTTACGTATTACAACAACTCGCCTGACCCGCTCACCTATATCTGGTTGCAACTGGACGAAAATGAGCATGACCTGAAAAGCGACAACAACAGCTTTGACGGCAGTACCATGTCTGAGAAGATGAGTATGCGTACCGTAAACGGCGTACTGGGTAATCCGGGTAGTAAGAAATTTGGTGTGAACATCGTGAAGCTGACCGACGAAAGCGGCAGGGCCTTACCTTACACCATCAACCAGACCATGTTGCGTATAGACCTGCCACAGACATTGCAGCCGGGCCAGAAGCTCCGCTTCAAGGTAGAGTGGTGGTACAACATCTCTGACCGTATGGTACAGGGTGGCCGTGGCGGTTATGAATATTTTCCTGAAGACAAGAACTACCTCTATACTATTACCCAGTGGTATCCACGCCTGGCAGTATATTCTGACTTCCAGGGATGGCAGAACAAGCAGTTCACCGGTCGTGGTGAGTTTGCGCTGACCTTCGGTAATTTCAAGGTAAGCATGAACGTACCTGCCGATCACATAGTAGGTGCTACCGGCGAATGTCAGAACTACAAGGATGTGCTGACAGCAGCACAGTTCCAGCGCTGGCAGCAGGCACAATCTGCAAAACAGCCGGTGGAAGTAGTAACGCTGGATGAGGCAAAGAAAGCGCTGGAAGGACATGCAAGCGGTCGTAAAACATGGGTATATGAAGCGCAGAACGTACGCGACTTCGCCCTGGTATCTTCCCGCCGCCTGGTATGGGATGCAATGGCTACCAATGTAGAAGGCAAGAAAGTAATGGCGATGTCTTACTACGGTCCTGAAGCTTACCCGTTGTACAACCGCTACTCAACCAAGGTAGTTGCGCATACCGTTAAAACATATTCCAAATATACTATTCCTTACCCTTATCCTGTAGCTATCTCGGTAGAAGCAGCCAATGGTATGGAATACCCGATGATCTGCTTTAACTACGGCCGTGCAGAGAAAGATGGTACTTACTCTGAGACCACCAAGAACGGTATGATCGGTGTGATCATTCACGAAGTAGGGCACAACTTTTTCCCTATGATCGTGAACTCAGACGAGCGCCAGTGGACATGGATGGATGAAGGCCTGAACACTTTCTGCCAGTTCCTGACAGAACAGGAGTGGGACAATAACTTCCCTTCCGGCCGCGGGCCAGCCTATAAGATCACCGACTACATGAAGATGCCGAAAGATCAGCTGGAGCCTATTATGGTGAATTCTGAGAACATCGTGCAGTTTGGCCCTAATGCATATGCAAAGCCGGCTACTGCGCTGAACATCCTGCGTGAGACGGTAATGGGCAGAGAGCTGTTCGATTTCGCTTTCCGTGAGTATGCACGCAGATGGGCATTCAAACATCCGACGCCTGCAGACTTCTTCCGCACTATGGAAGACGCTTCTGCTGTGGACCTGGATTGGTTCTGGCGTGGCTGGTTCTATGGTATCGAACCGGTTGACATTTCCCTGGATAGCGTGAAATGGTTCCGCCTGGATACAAAAGAACCACAGATCAGTAAAGCTGAGGCAAAAGCGAAATATGACCGCGCTGCAGATCACATTTCCCGTGCACGCAACAAGGCTGCCGGTATGCAGTTCGCAGTAGATCAGGATACAAGTCTGCAGGATTTCTATGTGAAATGGGACCGCTTTGAGGTAACCCCTGAAGATAAGGCAGCATACGAAACCTTCACCGCTGGCCTGTCTCCTGAAGAGAAACGCCTGTATGAAAGCAAAAAGAACTTCTACGAAGTATCTTTCTCTAACGTAGGAGGCCTGGTAATGCCACTGATCATCGAATGGACATATGCAGATGGTACTAAGGAAACTGACCGTATCTCTGCGTATATCTGGCGTAAGAACGAAAACCATGTATCCAAGGTTTTCGCGAAGGACAAAGAAGTGGTGGCTATTAAACTGGATCCTCAGCGCGAAACTGCTGATATCGATGAGTCTAACAACAGCTGGCCTCATGTAGTTGCTCCTTCCCGTTTTGAACTGTTCCGTCAGTCGCAAAGCGTACGTGGTGCATCTACCGGTGGCAACCCGATGCAGAAAGCGAAAAAATAA
- a CDS encoding C45 family peptidase, whose product MSLKKGKKRSGWRRLGKALLYVTGTIVLLLIILVIYVVSVSHIDPPAITDKQSLQWQRKPLDSTSYTLGNSWFRKSESGLYEMYVEGKPFERGVVEGKLSAELIQRQEDHFTDQIKKMIPSQSYLKFLRYFVGFFNRNLAHNIAEENKEEIYGISFSASDKYDFIGTNYERILNYHAAHDIGHALQNMALVACTSFGTWNGASADSSLIIGRNFDFYVGDKFAEDKIVAFYHPEKGYRFMMITWGGFTGVASGMNEKGLTVTINADKSDIPTGSATPVSLVAREVLQYAKNINEAWAIASKHKMFVSESFLVGSAEDNRAAIIEKTPEKMDMYDPKDQFITCTNHFQGSTLGTEEKNIKQRDETASGYRFNRLSELLQQHGPNTVQKTVDILRDRYGLHGENIGMGNERAINQLIAHHAVVFEPKKKMVWVSTAPWQLGKFVAYNLDSVFNMKGLQYDHEIYDSSQTIAADPFLQTQDYKSFVAFRAMKADIMDGKEVDVKQLIRLNPEYYHAYVLAGDYEFKHKQYKAAAGYYKTALTKVIATKAEEDHIRKQLEKCAKSN is encoded by the coding sequence ATGTCATTGAAAAAGGGAAAAAAACGGAGCGGATGGCGTAGACTGGGCAAGGCGCTGTTGTATGTGACAGGGACGATCGTATTACTACTGATCATACTGGTTATATATGTGGTCAGCGTATCGCATATCGATCCGCCGGCAATAACAGATAAACAATCCCTTCAATGGCAGCGCAAGCCGCTGGACAGCACCAGCTACACCCTGGGCAACAGCTGGTTCCGCAAAAGTGAGAGTGGCCTGTATGAAATGTATGTGGAAGGAAAGCCTTTTGAAAGAGGGGTGGTGGAAGGTAAGCTATCAGCCGAGCTGATACAGCGACAGGAAGATCATTTTACCGATCAGATCAAAAAGATGATCCCTTCACAATCCTACCTGAAATTCCTCCGCTACTTCGTGGGCTTCTTTAACCGGAACCTTGCACACAATATTGCTGAAGAGAATAAAGAGGAGATCTATGGGATCTCTTTTTCTGCATCTGATAAGTACGATTTCATCGGCACCAATTATGAACGTATCCTGAACTACCACGCTGCACACGATATTGGACATGCCTTACAGAATATGGCGCTGGTAGCCTGTACCTCCTTTGGTACCTGGAATGGCGCTTCTGCCGACAGTAGCCTGATCATAGGCCGAAACTTTGATTTTTATGTAGGAGATAAATTCGCAGAAGATAAGATAGTAGCCTTCTATCATCCTGAAAAGGGTTACCGTTTTATGATGATAACCTGGGGTGGCTTTACAGGCGTAGCATCCGGCATGAATGAGAAGGGATTGACGGTTACTATCAATGCAGATAAAAGCGATATCCCTACCGGCTCTGCCACACCGGTATCGCTGGTAGCCAGGGAAGTGCTCCAGTATGCGAAGAACATCAATGAAGCCTGGGCTATTGCCAGCAAGCATAAGATGTTTGTATCGGAATCATTCCTGGTAGGCTCCGCAGAAGACAATCGTGCGGCTATCATAGAGAAGACGCCGGAGAAGATGGATATGTACGATCCGAAAGATCAGTTCATCACCTGCACCAATCACTTCCAGGGCAGCACCCTGGGTACGGAAGAGAAAAATATCAAACAAAGGGATGAAACTGCGTCCGGCTACCGTTTTAATCGTTTGTCGGAGTTATTGCAGCAGCATGGTCCTAATACAGTACAGAAGACTGTCGACATCCTGCGCGACCGCTATGGCCTGCACGGAGAGAATATCGGAATGGGAAATGAAAGAGCGATCAACCAGTTAATTGCACACCATGCCGTAGTATTTGAACCTAAGAAGAAAATGGTATGGGTTTCTACAGCGCCCTGGCAGCTGGGCAAATTCGTGGCTTACAACCTCGATTCCGTGTTTAATATGAAAGGACTGCAATATGACCATGAGATCTACGACAGCTCACAGACCATTGCAGCAGATCCTTTCCTGCAAACGCAGGATTATAAATCTTTCGTAGCTTTCAGGGCTATGAAGGCTGATATTATGGACGGCAAAGAAGTAGACGTAAAGCAGCTCATCCGTCTCAATCCTGAATACTATCATGCCTATGTACTGGCAGGAGATTATGAGTTTAAGCATAAGCAGTATAAGGCTGCAGCCGGTTATTATAAAACAGCATTGACTAAAGTAATAGCGACGAAAGCAGAAGAAGATCATATCCGCAAACAATTGGAAAAATGCGCTAAAAGTAATTAA
- a CDS encoding alpha/beta hydrolase, with product MKYLIGTLLVLSGFMTTKAASVDTIAIFSNAMHRSIKCVVITPDSYKEKDKHYPVVYILHGYSGNYADYVRKIPAVVAMADTYQEILVFPDGGFSSWYLDSPIDSAFRFETYVGKEIPAWIDQHYRTKASRQYRAITGLSMGGHGALYLAIRHQETFGAAGSMSGGVDFRPFPNNWDIALRLGTYKDHAENWDKNVVVNQLSGLKNDSLALIIDCGVKDFFIDVNRQLHQRLLEQGINHDYIERPGEHNWDYWSNSIMYQLFYFNRFFGKQ from the coding sequence ATGAAGTATCTAATAGGAACGCTGTTAGTATTGAGCGGATTTATGACTACAAAGGCCGCCAGCGTGGACACAATTGCCATTTTCAGCAATGCTATGCACAGGAGTATCAAGTGTGTGGTAATAACCCCCGACAGCTATAAGGAAAAGGATAAGCATTATCCTGTAGTGTATATACTTCATGGGTATAGCGGGAACTATGCAGATTATGTGCGGAAGATCCCTGCCGTTGTTGCGATGGCTGATACCTACCAGGAAATACTGGTATTTCCCGACGGAGGTTTCAGCAGCTGGTATCTCGATAGCCCCATAGACAGCGCCTTCCGTTTTGAAACATATGTAGGTAAGGAAATCCCTGCCTGGATAGATCAGCATTACCGTACAAAGGCTTCCCGCCAATATCGTGCTATCACGGGCTTAAGTATGGGCGGACATGGCGCCTTATACCTGGCCATCCGTCATCAGGAAACTTTTGGAGCAGCAGGCAGTATGAGTGGAGGCGTGGATTTCCGGCCTTTTCCCAATAACTGGGACATCGCGCTCAGATTGGGTACTTATAAAGATCATGCTGAGAACTGGGATAAAAATGTGGTAGTGAACCAGTTGTCCGGTTTAAAGAATGATTCCCTTGCATTGATCATCGACTGCGGTGTAAAAGATTTCTTTATAGACGTTAACCGCCAGTTGCACCAGCGTTTACTGGAACAGGGGATTAACCATGATTATATTGAGCGTCCCGGAGAACATAACTGGGATTACTGGAGTAATTCGATCATGTACCAGTTGTTTTATTTTAACAGGTTTTTCGGGAAGCAGTGA
- a CDS encoding SPFH domain-containing protein, whose amino-acid sequence MEKIIKPVSGYLAIVMALISLPLSIFFFVMLGQTGNVGFFFLAFLFFIAFIFLVKGILIVNPNHSRVLTFFGKYIGTVKENGLMWVNPLYKTVHLSLRAHNHNGQQLKVNDKMGNPIEIAAVIVWRVSDTYKASFEVDNYLQYVNVQSEAAVRHLAVSYPYDRMEDEGAEQDITLRDGGDKVNEMLEKELNERLGPAGITVLEARISHLAYAPEIAGAMLQRQQATAIVAARTKIVEGAVGMVELALDRLSKKEIVVLDEERKAAMVSNLLVVLCGESKVSPVVNTGTLHQ is encoded by the coding sequence ATGGAAAAGATCATCAAGCCCGTATCGGGCTACCTCGCTATTGTTATGGCCCTGATCAGCCTCCCCTTATCCATCTTCTTTTTCGTCATGCTTGGACAGACCGGCAATGTCGGCTTCTTTTTCCTGGCCTTCCTCTTTTTCATTGCCTTTATTTTTCTTGTAAAAGGCATATTGATCGTAAACCCCAACCACTCCCGTGTACTCACCTTTTTCGGTAAATACATCGGTACCGTGAAAGAAAATGGACTGATGTGGGTGAACCCGCTGTACAAAACAGTACACCTGTCTTTAAGGGCACATAACCACAACGGGCAACAGCTAAAGGTGAACGACAAAATGGGTAACCCTATCGAAATTGCCGCCGTTATTGTATGGAGGGTAAGTGATACTTACAAAGCATCTTTTGAAGTAGACAACTATCTTCAGTATGTGAATGTACAGAGCGAAGCTGCTGTGCGCCACCTGGCGGTAAGCTATCCTTATGATAGAATGGAAGATGAAGGTGCTGAACAGGACATCACGCTGCGCGATGGCGGAGATAAGGTAAATGAAATGCTGGAAAAGGAATTGAACGAACGCCTAGGCCCCGCCGGTATCACTGTACTGGAAGCCCGCATCAGTCACCTGGCTTACGCTCCTGAAATTGCAGGCGCTATGTTACAACGCCAGCAGGCAACTGCCATCGTTGCTGCCCGTACCAAGATCGTAGAAGGCGCTGTAGGTATGGTAGAACTGGCGCTGGACAGGTTGTCAAAGAAAGAAATAGTGGTACTTGATGAAGAACGTAAAGCTGCCATGGTATCGAATTTGCTGGTAGTACTTTGCGGAGAATCAAAAGTATCGCCTGTTGTCAATACCGGCACGCTACATCAATAA
- a CDS encoding phytoene desaturase family protein: MQYDVIIIGSGLGSLVCGAILSKNGYKVCLYEKNRQIGGCLQTFSRDKAIIDSGVHYIGGLGDGQTLNQVFRYLGIMDKMKLRQLDMDGFDHIHFGNEQKVYKLAQGYDNFIKQLLKDFPEEKDALYAYCDMMRDVCSKFPLFNLRMGDYREKEGVMGIDTYDFISSITKNERLQHVLAGNNLLYAGEQGKTPLYVHALVQHSYIESSWKCVDGGSQISRALNKVIREHGGDIIRNTEVVRIVEFDGKVDHIVLASGEQVSARHFISGLHPAKTMEMTESISLRQAYKARICTLENTPGTFMLNVVLKPGTFPYQNYNYYHHDSNNAWDGVHYTSENWPNTYALFVSAGTGKEQFADNLSIMTYMRYADVQRWQDTFNTDSHPDMRCADYQEFKKERSERLLDAVEKQYPGIRDCILAYYSSTPLTYRDYLAMPEGSMYGIAKDAADPLKTMISAATRLPNLYLTGQNLNLHGILGVTMTAVVTSSVLLGMEKLINDINAA, translated from the coding sequence ATGCAATATGATGTGATCATAATAGGTAGCGGGCTCGGAAGCCTGGTTTGTGGCGCTATTCTCAGCAAGAATGGCTACAAAGTCTGCCTCTATGAAAAAAACCGGCAGATAGGCGGCTGTCTGCAGACATTTTCCCGCGACAAAGCGATTATCGATTCAGGTGTACACTATATCGGCGGGCTGGGAGATGGACAAACCTTAAACCAGGTATTCCGTTACCTGGGTATCATGGATAAAATGAAGCTGCGCCAGCTGGACATGGATGGATTTGATCATATTCATTTCGGTAATGAACAGAAAGTATATAAGCTGGCCCAGGGCTACGATAATTTTATAAAGCAGCTGTTGAAAGATTTTCCTGAAGAAAAAGACGCCCTGTACGCGTATTGTGACATGATGCGGGACGTGTGCAGCAAATTCCCTTTGTTCAACCTGCGGATGGGCGACTATCGCGAAAAGGAGGGGGTAATGGGAATTGATACGTACGATTTCATCAGCAGTATCACGAAGAATGAGCGGCTGCAGCATGTGCTGGCAGGCAATAACCTGCTGTATGCAGGCGAACAGGGCAAAACACCGCTTTATGTACATGCGCTCGTGCAACACAGCTATATAGAAAGCTCCTGGAAATGTGTGGATGGCGGCTCCCAGATATCCCGTGCACTGAACAAGGTGATCAGGGAGCATGGAGGAGACATCATCAGGAACACAGAAGTGGTGCGCATCGTTGAGTTTGACGGAAAGGTCGATCATATTGTACTGGCAAGCGGAGAGCAGGTGTCTGCCAGGCATTTTATATCTGGTCTGCATCCTGCCAAGACGATGGAAATGACAGAAAGTATCAGTTTGCGACAAGCCTACAAAGCAAGGATCTGCACACTGGAGAATACGCCCGGTACCTTTATGCTGAATGTGGTACTGAAGCCAGGTACTTTCCCTTACCAGAACTATAACTACTATCATCACGATAGCAACAATGCCTGGGATGGTGTGCATTACACGTCAGAGAACTGGCCGAATACCTACGCTCTCTTTGTCTCTGCCGGTACAGGAAAGGAGCAGTTTGCCGATAACCTGTCTATCATGACCTATATGCGTTATGCCGATGTACAACGCTGGCAGGATACTTTCAATACCGATTCGCACCCCGATATGCGGTGCGCTGACTACCAGGAGTTCAAGAAAGAAAGATCAGAAAGACTGCTGGATGCTGTGGAGAAACAGTACCCGGGTATCCGCGATTGTATACTTGCATATTATTCTTCTACACCGTTGACATACAGGGACTATCTGGCTATGCCGGAAGGCAGTATGTACGGCATTGCAAAAGATGCCGCTGATCCTTTGAAAACAATGATCTCGGCAGCCACGAGGTTACCCAATTTGTATCTTACCGGGCAAAACCTGAACTTGCATGGGATTTTGGGGGTAACGATGACAGCAGTGGTCACCAGTTCGGTGCTACTGGGCATGGAAAAACTTATAAACGATATTAACGCAGCATAA
- the acpS gene encoding holo-ACP synthase — MIYGIGTDIIEVDRIAAKMEKGKGFRDMVFTPHEIAYCEEQVNPAQHYAARFAAKEAFLKAMGTGWGYGKINFNEIEISNEETGKPLLQLTGNAVSCYSELQIKQILVSLSHVKATAIAMVVIEI, encoded by the coding sequence ATGATATACGGGATCGGTACTGACATCATCGAAGTAGACCGCATTGCGGCCAAGATGGAAAAAGGAAAAGGATTCCGGGATATGGTATTTACACCGCATGAAATAGCCTATTGTGAAGAACAGGTCAATCCTGCCCAGCATTATGCTGCCCGCTTTGCCGCAAAGGAAGCCTTCCTGAAGGCGATGGGCACTGGCTGGGGGTATGGAAAGATCAACTTCAACGAGATAGAGATCAGTAATGAAGAAACAGGAAAGCCCTTATTACAGCTGACCGGTAATGCAGTGTCCTGCTACAGTGAATTACAGATTAAACAGATACTGGTTTCCTTATCCCATGTAAAAGCAACAGCTATTGCCATGGTGGTAATAGAGATCTGA
- a CDS encoding HupE/UreJ family protein: MNEFVMYFQMGWQHIVDWAGIDHILFIAALCAVYLLEDWRKVLVLVTAFTIGHSITLALSVTNVVYIKSSVIEFLIPVTIAITAFSNVIRKQTVPGKLQINYFFAGFFGLIHGMGFSGYLKSLLGTQTNIVRPLLAFNLGLEFGQILIVTGVLLLAAIVVNIRHVKRRDWNMFLSSAIFGVAFMMAAERYQELMVK; encoded by the coding sequence ATGAACGAGTTTGTGATGTATTTTCAGATGGGATGGCAGCATATTGTAGATTGGGCCGGCATAGATCATATATTATTTATTGCTGCACTATGTGCTGTTTACCTGCTGGAAGACTGGAGAAAAGTATTGGTGCTGGTGACTGCTTTTACAATAGGACATTCCATTACTCTTGCATTGAGCGTAACGAACGTGGTATATATAAAAAGCAGTGTGATAGAATTCCTTATACCGGTGACAATAGCTATCACAGCATTTTCAAATGTAATAAGGAAGCAAACTGTTCCGGGCAAATTACAGATCAACTACTTTTTCGCAGGGTTTTTCGGATTGATCCATGGAATGGGTTTTTCCGGCTACCTGAAAAGTTTACTGGGTACACAGACAAACATTGTTCGCCCCCTGCTGGCCTTTAATCTGGGATTGGAATTTGGCCAGATCCTGATTGTTACAGGCGTGCTTTTACTGGCAGCTATTGTCGTAAATATCCGGCACGTGAAGCGGAGAGACTGGAATATGTTCCTGTCGTCCGCGATTTTCGGGGTTGCTTTTATGATGGCCGCTGAGCGGTATCAGGAATTGATGGTTAAGTAA